The following coding sequences lie in one Candidatus Methylomirabilis sp. genomic window:
- a CDS encoding nucleotidyltransferase domain-containing protein, with product MVKAPTIYPWKVTPEKVEAAIRKIVEVARPVKLILFGSYVRGETNINSDVDILVIVPDTVANPREESIRLQSELRDILMPMDILVVPESQWEAFKEIPGLIYREAWTTGRVMYES from the coding sequence ATGGTAAAAGCGCCAACAATCTATCCCTGGAAGGTGACGCCCGAAAAAGTCGAGGCGGCTATCCGAAAAATCGTAGAAGTCGCTCGGCCCGTGAAGCTCATTCTGTTCGGCTCCTATGTACGGGGTGAGACGAACATCAACAGCGACGTGGACATCCTCGTGATCGTTCCGGACACTGTCGCCAATCCAAGGGAAGAGAGCATCCGACTCCAAAGCGAACTGCGAGACATCCTCATGCCTATGGACATCCTGGTCGTGCCCGAATCTCAGTGGGAAGCGTTCAAGGAGATCCCGGGGCTGATTTATCGAGAAGCCTGGACCACGGGGAGGGTAATGTATGAATCCTGA
- a CDS encoding HEPN domain-containing protein: MNPEGLKRVPGSPEEWLEYAESDLRLAQMASQDSGIRREQVCFHTQQAAEKSIKAVLLLHRINFPLTHNIEQLLSLAESSGVVLADEVRNAGLLTPYAVETRYPGPWIEIGDSEVQEALRAAERTVAWARITIAQFGKRGT; this comes from the coding sequence ATGAATCCTGAGGGTCTCAAGCGAGTTCCCGGTTCACCGGAGGAATGGCTGGAGTATGCCGAAAGCGATTTGAGGCTCGCCCAGATGGCCAGTCAAGATTCTGGTATTCGCCGGGAGCAAGTATGCTTTCATACCCAGCAGGCAGCAGAGAAATCGATCAAGGCTGTGCTCTTACTCCACAGGATTAATTTTCCTCTGACACACAACATCGAACAACTCCTCTCGCTGGCTGAGAGCAGTGGTGTTGTATTGGCAGATGAAGTGCGAAATGCAGGACTGTTGACTCCGTACGCCGTGGAGACCAGGTATCCTGGGCCCTGGATCGAGATCGGCGACTCCGAAGTGCAAGAGGCCCTGCGGGCAGCGGAACGGACAGTTGCGTGGGCGCGGATCACCATTGCGCAGTTCGGGAAGAGGGGAACATGA
- a CDS encoding M28 family metallopeptidase: MSRSAYIDQDRDQRDLTSLDDTMPHTLKPAVKTACITGDVSSQRLRAHVERLAGEIGERNVSRPEALRAAADYIEAEWHCQGYQVIPHWYDLSGTQWANLEVSRPGSARPGEILLIGAHYDSVMGSPGANDNASGVAALLELSRLFTDITPALTVRFVAFVNEEPPFFFTRRQGSVVYAKAARARGDVIRLMVSLETIGCYCDKTGSQRYPPLFRFFYPNRANFISFVSNFRSRALMRRAAEAFRQTSDFPLEHVATFFFIPGVAWSDHWSFWRQGYPAFMVTDTAFYRYPYYHTSQDTPEKLAYPELTRLTAGLAETFATLALGGLGSERD; encoded by the coding sequence ATGTCACGATCAGCCTATATCGATCAGGATCGAGACCAGCGCGATCTGACATCGCTGGATGATACCATGCCGCACACGCTAAAACCAGCCGTCAAAACCGCATGCATCACAGGAGACGTCTCCTCTCAGCGCCTTCGAGCCCACGTCGAACGTCTCGCCGGCGAGATCGGCGAGCGCAACGTGTCCCGACCGGAGGCGCTGCGGGCCGCCGCCGACTACATCGAGGCCGAGTGGCACTGCCAGGGCTACCAGGTCATCCCGCACTGGTACGATCTCTCCGGCACGCAGTGGGCCAACCTGGAGGTCTCGCGGCCTGGGAGCGCTCGACCGGGTGAGATCCTGCTCATCGGCGCCCACTACGATTCGGTGATGGGGAGCCCGGGTGCCAATGACAATGCCAGCGGTGTCGCCGCCTTGTTGGAGCTGTCCCGACTGTTCACCGACATCACGCCGGCGCTGACGGTTCGCTTCGTGGCCTTCGTCAATGAGGAGCCGCCATTCTTCTTTACACGGCGGCAGGGGAGCGTCGTCTATGCCAAGGCCGCCCGTGCTCGCGGCGATGTCATTCGCTTGATGGTCTCGCTGGAAACGATCGGCTGCTACTGTGACAAGACTGGCAGCCAACGCTACCCACCCCTGTTCCGCTTCTTCTATCCGAACCGAGCCAACTTTATCAGCTTCGTTTCCAACTTTCGCTCGCGCGCCCTTATGCGCCGCGCGGCAGAGGCCTTCCGCCAAACCTCCGACTTTCCGCTCGAGCACGTGGCGACCTTTTTCTTTATCCCGGGGGTCGCCTGGAGCGATCACTGGTCGTTCTGGCGGCAAGGCTACCCTGCCTTCATGGTCACCGACACCGCCTTTTACCGCTACCCGTACTACCATACGAGCCAAGACACTCCCGAGAAGCTGGCCTATCCGGAGCTGACCCGATTGACAGCGGGACTCGCCGAGACCTTCGCCACGTTAGCCCTGGGTGGCCTGGGCAGCGAACGGGACTAG
- a CDS encoding DEAD/DEAH box helicase — protein sequence MSFSSFSLNANLLKAVQNMGFDRPTPIQRLAVPPLLEGRDVMASAVTGSGKTAAFLLPILHRLMEKPRGTTRALILAPTRELAAQISEHLHDLAAHTPLKGAAVYGGVSMGPQEAAFRRGVDVLIATPGRLLDHCQYPYARLAGIEHLVLDEADRMLDMGFLPDIRRILHHVPKQRQTLLFSATLPAPIVELAKDMLQNPVSLNIERKSAPAAGITHVAYPVPHELKSVLFLELVKNSASKHVLAFTRTKHRANRLADFLEKHGVTCERIHGNRSQAQRTDALASFKRGRCRVLVATDIAARGIDVEALGLVVNFDVPQLPEDYIHRVGRTGRVDATGDAYTLVSPNEEDNLRMIERAIGTRLPRQKVQGFNYAHAPAERFEVPLVERIAAIRARKAEERVRAKANAARRATPGITVGPAGNGTAGQNPRSNRSASPSRWAGKPVTGKSFSRPVSGRANGQAGWRSNGSATEPRSARRA from the coding sequence ATGTCGTTTTCGTCATTCTCACTCAACGCGAACCTGTTGAAAGCCGTCCAGAACATGGGGTTTGATCGCCCCACACCGATCCAGCGCCTCGCCGTTCCGCCCCTTCTGGAGGGCCGGGACGTCATGGCCAGCGCCGTGACAGGGAGCGGCAAGACCGCGGCGTTCCTGCTGCCTATCCTCCATCGCCTTATGGAGAAGCCCAGGGGAACCACGAGGGCGCTGATCCTGGCGCCTACCCGTGAGCTGGCGGCGCAGATTTCGGAGCACCTCCACGATCTTGCAGCGCACACGCCCCTGAAGGGGGCCGCGGTCTACGGGGGCGTCTCCATGGGGCCCCAGGAAGCGGCGTTTCGCCGAGGCGTGGACGTCCTGATCGCTACCCCAGGCCGGCTCCTCGACCACTGCCAGTACCCGTATGCGCGCCTCGCCGGCATTGAGCACCTCGTGCTCGATGAGGCGGACCGCATGCTCGATATGGGCTTTCTGCCCGACATCCGCCGCATCCTCCACCACGTCCCCAAGCAACGGCAGACGCTGCTGTTTTCGGCGACCTTGCCGGCGCCGATCGTGGAACTTGCCAAGGACATGCTGCAGAATCCAGTCTCTCTGAATATCGAGCGGAAATCTGCGCCGGCGGCGGGGATCACCCATGTGGCCTACCCTGTCCCGCATGAGCTGAAGTCCGTTCTCTTCCTGGAACTGGTAAAGAACAGCGCGTCCAAGCACGTACTGGCCTTTACCCGAACCAAGCACCGGGCCAACCGGCTTGCCGACTTCCTCGAAAAGCACGGCGTCACCTGCGAAAGGATCCATGGGAACCGCAGCCAGGCGCAGAGGACCGACGCCCTGGCCAGCTTCAAGAGGGGACGGTGTCGCGTCCTCGTCGCGACAGACATCGCCGCTCGCGGTATCGACGTGGAAGCATTAGGCCTCGTCGTGAATTTCGACGTTCCGCAGCTCCCAGAGGATTATATCCACCGGGTCGGGCGCACGGGACGGGTGGATGCCACGGGTGATGCCTACACCCTTGTCTCGCCGAACGAAGAGGACAACCTTCGTATGATCGAGCGCGCCATCGGCACACGCCTGCCGCGTCAGAAGGTTCAGGGGTTCAATTACGCACATGCTCCCGCGGAGCGCTTTGAGGTTCCCCTCGTCGAACGCATCGCCGCCATCCGCGCCCGAAAAGCGGAGGAGCGGGTCCGAGCGAAGGCGAATGCTGCGCGCCGGGCCACGCCAGGGATCACGGTGGGTCCCGCCGGAAACGGGACAGCGGGGCAGAACCCCAGGAGCAATCGCTCAGCCAGCCCAAGCCGCTGGGCCGGAAAGCCGGTCACAGGGAAGTCCTTCAGCAGGCCAGTGAGTGGACGCGCGAACGGGCAGGCCGGCTGGCGAAGCAATGGCTCCGCCACAGAGCCACGGAGCGCTCGTAGGGCGTAG
- a CDS encoding APC family permease produces MRNPWPITKEETESNVFERVAEYRPPFSWRTRLFGRPLSSADAPHQTIGKTIGLAVFASDALSSTAYATEEILLVLAAVGAAAFVYAFPIAIAIVALLTILTLSYEQTIHAYPGGGGAYIVARDNLGELPAQTAGAALLTDYILTVSVSVASGVAQLTSAYPSLFPYRVILSVVLVLLIMVINLRGVKESGVTFSIPTYFFLGMMFLTVGIGFYRYMTGSLGAVVNPPPLRAPEMASVSLFLILHAFSNGTTAVTGTEAISNGITAFKEPKSHNAGITLIWMSAILGTLFLGITYLAVKMGTIPSEAETVISQLARTVFQGQGPLYLAAISATTLILVMAANTAFADFPRLSALHAGDGFLPRQLTYRGSRLVYSRGIIALALIASALIVLFQASVTALIPLYAIGVFLSFTLSQAGMACRWWKAGHLAPGVEVQEPGSVLRHEPRWALKMGINGFGSICAAIVMVVFAATKFRDGAWIVVLLVPAMVVVFFAIHHHYRDLAAHLSLEDFGPPQRMSRHRVIMPISGVHRGTVAALRYARSLSDDITVVYVSMDPAEAERVRNKWEWWGEGVRLIVLHSPYRLFLEPLVGYIEEIAAQRQPNETITIVVPQFVPRRRWHNLMHTQAAMWLRMALLFKRGVVVTNVPYQLE; encoded by the coding sequence ATGCGAAATCCTTGGCCCATAACGAAGGAAGAGACTGAATCCAACGTATTCGAGCGTGTCGCAGAGTACCGACCGCCCTTCTCGTGGCGCACGCGGCTCTTTGGCCGCCCGCTTTCCAGTGCGGACGCGCCTCACCAGACCATCGGCAAGACGATCGGTCTGGCCGTGTTCGCCTCCGACGCGCTGTCATCGACGGCCTATGCCACTGAGGAGATTCTACTTGTGCTGGCCGCGGTGGGTGCAGCCGCCTTCGTCTACGCCTTTCCGATCGCAATCGCGATTGTGGCGTTACTGACGATCCTCACCCTCTCGTATGAGCAGACCATCCACGCCTATCCGGGCGGCGGGGGCGCGTATATCGTCGCGCGGGACAATCTGGGCGAGCTTCCTGCCCAGACGGCGGGCGCGGCGCTCCTGACCGATTACATCCTCACGGTATCCGTCTCTGTCGCGTCGGGTGTGGCCCAGCTTACCTCTGCCTACCCGTCCCTCTTCCCCTATCGGGTCATCCTGTCCGTCGTGCTGGTCCTGCTCATCATGGTGATCAACCTGCGGGGCGTCAAGGAATCCGGCGTGACCTTCTCTATCCCCACCTACTTCTTCCTCGGGATGATGTTCTTGACCGTCGGGATCGGCTTCTACCGCTACATGACGGGAAGCCTTGGCGCAGTCGTCAATCCGCCGCCCCTGCGAGCCCCTGAGATGGCCTCGGTGTCACTCTTCTTGATCCTTCATGCCTTCTCGAATGGCACGACCGCTGTGACAGGGACGGAGGCCATCTCAAACGGCATCACCGCATTTAAGGAGCCCAAGAGCCACAACGCAGGTATCACGCTGATCTGGATGTCGGCGATTCTGGGCACGCTGTTCCTGGGCATCACCTACCTTGCGGTCAAAATGGGTACCATCCCATCAGAGGCAGAGACCGTGATCTCGCAACTGGCCCGCACAGTATTCCAGGGGCAGGGGCCGCTCTACCTGGCTGCCATCTCAGCCACTACCCTCATCCTTGTTATGGCCGCCAATACCGCATTTGCGGACTTCCCTCGACTCAGCGCTCTGCATGCCGGCGATGGGTTCCTGCCCCGCCAGCTCACCTACCGGGGAAGCCGTCTCGTCTACTCGCGGGGTATCATCGCCCTCGCGCTGATTGCCTCGGCACTGATCGTACTCTTCCAGGCGAGTGTCACCGCCCTGATCCCCCTCTATGCGATCGGGGTGTTTCTCTCATTCACGCTCTCGCAGGCCGGCATGGCGTGTCGGTGGTGGAAGGCCGGTCACCTCGCCCCCGGCGTGGAAGTTCAGGAGCCGGGCTCGGTACTTCGGCATGAACCGCGCTGGGCGCTGAAGATGGGGATCAACGGGTTCGGCTCGATCTGTGCGGCCATCGTGATGGTGGTCTTTGCCGCCACGAAGTTTCGCGACGGGGCGTGGATCGTCGTCCTTCTTGTGCCTGCGATGGTCGTGGTCTTCTTCGCCATCCACCACCATTACCGGGATCTGGCTGCCCACCTGTCGTTGGAGGATTTCGGCCCGCCCCAGCGCATGTCGCGGCATCGGGTAATCATGCCCATCAGCGGTGTCCATCGTGGGACCGTTGCCGCGCTCCGCTACGCCCGATCGCTCTCCGACGACATTACGGTGGTCTACGTCTCCATGGATCCGGCTGAAGCCGAGCGGGTGCGCAATAAGTGGGAATGGTGGGGCGAGGGGGTCCGCCTCATCGTCCTGCATTCCCCCTACCGGCTGTTCCTCGAACCTCTGGTTGGCTACATCGAGGAGATTGCGGCTCAGCGCCAACCCAATGAGACTATTACCATTGTCGTGCCGCAGTTCGTACCCCGCCGCAGGTGGCATAACCTCATGCATACTCAAGCAGCCATGTGGTTGCGGATGGCCTTACTCTTTAAACGCGGGGTTGTGGTGACCAACGTCCCCTACCAACTCGAGTAA
- a CDS encoding DUF4118 domain-containing protein, translated as MQQEGLSISSVTVAARPHNPDWAAYGRATAVVALCTAVAWLMFPYFEASNLIMVYLLGVTGVAARSGPGPSALASVLSVAAFDFFFVPPYLTFVVADAQYLVTFGVMLVVALVISGLTVRIRAQAETARQRERRTAALYALSRELASTRGVEHVLRAATRHIAEVFGGHIAILLPDPSGHLSLQIGLPAQFGMTPSELGVAQWVYEHGQMAGCGTATLPGAKALYLPLIASHGTLGVLGLQPAVPHSLEAPEQLHQLETFANQTALALERTQLAEAAQEAQIRAETERLRSSLLSSVSHDLRTPLATITGAASSLLESEEKFDAPTQRELLESLSEEADRLNRLVNNLLEMTRLESGTLQVRKEWYPLEEVVGAALGRLAKLLRDRPVTTSLPADLPLVPIDDVLLEQVLINLLDNAVKHTPDGSPLEITAWAHDATVTVEVADRGPGLPSGDEKRVFDKFYRGSGSTSRGAGLGLAICRGIVEAHGGRIWAENRPEGGVAFCFTIPLTGTPPELEGIDA; from the coding sequence ATGCAACAAGAGGGGCTGTCGATCTCGTCCGTCACCGTAGCAGCTCGTCCGCACAACCCGGATTGGGCTGCCTACGGCCGGGCCACGGCCGTCGTCGCGCTCTGCACGGCGGTGGCGTGGCTGATGTTCCCGTATTTCGAAGCCTCTAATCTGATCATGGTGTATCTGCTCGGGGTAACCGGTGTCGCCGCCCGCTCCGGCCCCGGCCCCTCGGCCCTCGCGTCGGTCCTGAGCGTGGCGGCCTTCGATTTTTTCTTCGTGCCCCCCTATCTTACCTTTGTGGTGGCCGATGCCCAATACCTCGTCACCTTCGGTGTCATGTTGGTGGTCGCGCTTGTCATCAGCGGCCTGACCGTGCGTATCCGCGCCCAGGCAGAGACCGCGCGGCAGCGCGAGCGGCGGACGGCCGCGCTGTACGCGCTGAGCCGGGAACTGGCGAGCACACGAGGAGTCGAACACGTGCTGCGGGCCGCCACACGACACATCGCTGAGGTTTTCGGCGGCCATATCGCAATTCTGCTCCCCGACCCGAGCGGCCACCTCAGCCTTCAGATCGGTCTTCCTGCCCAGTTCGGGATGACCCCCTCGGAGCTTGGGGTGGCCCAGTGGGTGTACGAACATGGGCAGATGGCCGGATGTGGAACGGCCACCCTCCCCGGGGCAAAGGCCCTGTACCTCCCGCTGATTGCGTCGCATGGGACCCTTGGCGTGCTGGGGCTTCAGCCGGCGGTTCCGCACTCGCTTGAAGCCCCTGAGCAACTCCATCAGCTTGAGACGTTTGCCAACCAGACCGCCTTGGCGCTCGAGCGCACGCAGCTCGCCGAGGCCGCGCAAGAAGCACAGATACGCGCAGAGACGGAGCGGCTGCGCAGCTCGCTCCTGAGTTCGGTGTCCCACGATCTCAGGACGCCCCTTGCCACCATCACCGGCGCCGCGAGCAGCCTGCTGGAGAGTGAGGAAAAGTTCGACGCGCCGACGCAGCGAGAACTGCTCGAATCGCTGTCCGAGGAGGCCGACCGCCTCAATCGCCTGGTGAACAACCTGCTCGAGATGACGCGGCTTGAGTCTGGAACCCTGCAGGTCCGAAAAGAGTGGTACCCGCTGGAGGAGGTCGTCGGCGCCGCGCTGGGCCGCCTGGCGAAGCTCTTGCGCGACCGCCCCGTGACCACTTCGTTGCCGGCTGATCTGCCCCTCGTCCCGATCGACGACGTCCTGCTCGAGCAGGTGCTGATCAATCTGCTGGACAACGCGGTCAAGCATACCCCTGACGGAAGCCCTCTGGAGATCACGGCGTGGGCGCACGATGCAACGGTCACCGTGGAGGTCGCTGATCGGGGGCCAGGCCTGCCGTCCGGCGACGAGAAGCGGGTCTTCGACAAGTTCTATCGCGGGTCCGGCTCCACCTCGCGTGGCGCCGGTCTTGGGCTGGCGATCTGCCGGGGGATTGTGGAGGCGCATGGCGGTCGCATCTGGGCTGAGAACCGACCGGAGGGCGGTGTGGCGTTCTGCTTTACTATCCCTCTGACCGGCACACCCCCGGAACTGGAGGGGATCGATGCCTGA
- a CDS encoding response regulator produces the protein MPDIPDSLAAAAQEERPDTPTCGPAVVLIEDERPIRRFLRATLMSQGYRLFEAATGEEGLAEAAARPPDVVILDLGLPDIDGLEVIRRLREWTAVPIIVLSARGQERDKIAALDAGADDYVSKPFGVGELLARMRVVLRHAARSSTETAESTFCVGDLHVDLAVRRVTVEGREVHLTPIEYRLLTTLIRYAGKVVTQQQLLKEVWGPQSTEQAHYLRVYVAQLRRKLEADPARPRYLLTEPGVGYRLASE, from the coding sequence ATGCCTGATATTCCGGACAGTCTGGCGGCGGCGGCCCAGGAGGAGAGACCGGATACTCCGACGTGTGGCCCGGCCGTCGTACTCATTGAGGACGAACGGCCGATACGACGCTTTCTCCGCGCTACATTGATGAGTCAGGGGTACCGCCTGTTTGAGGCGGCCACGGGTGAAGAGGGCTTGGCGGAGGCGGCTGCGCGCCCACCCGACGTCGTCATCCTCGACCTCGGTCTGCCCGACATCGACGGTCTCGAGGTCATCCGTCGGCTTCGCGAGTGGACCGCCGTGCCGATTATCGTGCTGTCGGCGCGGGGGCAAGAACGCGACAAGATCGCTGCGCTGGATGCGGGTGCGGACGACTATGTAAGCAAGCCGTTTGGTGTGGGCGAGTTGCTCGCTCGCATGCGGGTGGTCTTACGACACGCAGCGCGTAGCTCCACAGAGACTGCCGAGTCAACGTTCTGCGTGGGCGATCTGCATGTGGATCTGGCGGTGAGAAGGGTTACGGTCGAGGGGAGGGAGGTCCACCTGACCCCAATCGAGTACAGGTTGCTGACGACGCTCATTCGCTATGCGGGAAAGGTGGTAACCCAGCAGCAGTTGTTGAAGGAGGTCTGGGGCCCCCAGTCCACCGAGCAGGCCCACTACCTCCGGGTCTACGTCGCCCAGCTCAGACGGAAGCTCGAAGCCGACCCGGCGCGTCCACGCTATCTGCTGACCGAACCCGGCGTAGGCTACCGCTTGGCATCGGAATAG
- a CDS encoding selenium-binding protein SBP56-related protein has product MKTLYRLIGMLWLVAIMLMSGHALADETCQSPFLPKVTGQEDYIYVWTLGIKGVADGNDSLVTVDANPKSKTYGQIIHRAPVPGQHEAHHAGFTDDRRYLWAGGLDDSYIFIFDVASNPAKPKLVKTIKSFVKDTGGLVGPHTFYALPGRMLITALSNANDSSGRTGLAEYSNEGRFIRTIWMPKEAPYGYDVRVNVNLNRMLTSSFTGKKNYMRPLGELVKDAEAMKTFGDSVVVWDFHARKPLQILQVPGAPLELRWALMPNHYYAFTATALAHQLVLIYQQEDGTWATKAIADLGENLPVDISIAPDDSKIYVTSFMAGTLRVYDISNPFEAKLIEQVKLGEMANMVSESWDGTRLYVTNSLLSKWDKPGDYWLKAYAWRDGKLTPAFTTDFNAVGRAHLMNFGSKGLRGPE; this is encoded by the coding sequence ATGAAAACGCTATATCGCCTGATAGGAATGCTGTGGCTTGTGGCCATTATGCTGATGAGTGGCCATGCTCTAGCCGATGAGACCTGCCAGTCGCCCTTCCTCCCTAAGGTGACCGGGCAGGAGGACTATATCTATGTCTGGACGCTGGGGATCAAGGGAGTGGCCGACGGAAACGACAGCCTGGTGACTGTTGACGCGAACCCCAAGTCCAAGACCTACGGGCAGATCATCCACCGGGCCCCCGTGCCGGGGCAACATGAGGCTCACCATGCCGGGTTCACTGACGACCGGCGGTATCTGTGGGCCGGAGGTCTGGACGATAGCTATATCTTCATCTTCGATGTGGCATCGAACCCGGCCAAGCCCAAGTTAGTCAAGACAATCAAGAGCTTCGTGAAGGACACGGGCGGCCTCGTCGGTCCCCACACGTTCTATGCCCTGCCGGGGCGGATGCTCATCACGGCCCTCTCGAACGCGAACGATAGCTCAGGCAGGACGGGGCTGGCGGAATACTCCAACGAGGGACGCTTCATCCGGACGATCTGGATGCCGAAGGAGGCGCCCTATGGCTATGACGTGCGGGTCAATGTGAACCTGAATCGCATGCTCACCTCCTCCTTCACCGGCAAGAAGAACTACATGCGGCCCCTCGGTGAGCTGGTCAAGGATGCGGAGGCGATGAAAACTTTCGGCGATTCGGTGGTGGTCTGGGACTTCCACGCCCGCAAGCCGCTGCAGATCTTGCAAGTCCCCGGCGCGCCGCTGGAGTTGCGCTGGGCGCTGATGCCGAACCATTATTACGCCTTTACAGCAACGGCCCTCGCTCACCAACTTGTCCTCATCTACCAGCAAGAGGACGGAACCTGGGCGACCAAGGCGATCGCCGATCTCGGCGAGAACCTTCCCGTCGATATCAGCATCGCCCCAGATGACAGCAAGATCTACGTCACCTCATTTATGGCCGGTACGCTTCGCGTGTACGACATCTCCAATCCCTTCGAAGCCAAGCTGATCGAGCAGGTGAAGCTGGGCGAAATGGCGAATATGGTATCCGAATCATGGGATGGCACGCGCCTCTACGTCACCAACTCGCTCCTCTCAAAATGGGATAAGCCGGGAGACTACTGGCTCAAGGCCTATGCCTGGCGCGATGGGAAGCTCACGCCCGCATTCACCACCGACTTCAACGCGGTGGGCCGGGCTCACCTGATGAACTTTGGAAGCAAGGGGCTGCGCGGACCGGAGTAG